Genomic segment of Candidatus Methylomirabilota bacterium:
GTGGCGGGCTTCGACGGCGAGCAGTACGCGCTGCCCGAGGCCGTCACCCTGCTCCGTTCCGTCCGCCGGCGGGCGGAGTGGCCGGCGGGCCCGCCCCCCGTCACTGTGAGCGCGGCCGACCCCCTCAACTTCCGGGGCATCCTCACGCCGGAAGAGAAGATCTCCCCCCTCACGCGCCAGCAGGTCCGCGTGGGGTGACATCGCGTCGCCGGTCGTTGCGGATGTATAGATGACCGTATATACTTCGATGTGTGAAGGCCCGGGCGAAGCTGTTCAAGAACGGGGGTAGTCAGGCGGTGCGCCTTCCGAAGGAATGCCGTTTTCCGAGTAGTCACGACGAGGTGCTCGTCCGTCGAGAGGGCAGAAGGGTGGTCCTCGAGCCCGTCGATGAGTGGCCGGACGAGTTCCGCCGCTGCCTGGGCGCCTGGCCCGAGAAGATTGCCCGTCCGCGGCAGCGTCCGGTGAAGGATCGGCCAAACCCCTTCGACTGATGCCGCGCTACATGCTGGATACAGATATGGTGAGCTACGCCCTGCGAGGCGAAGGGCAGGTCGGCACGCGTCTGCTGGAGCACCGACCTCGTGATCTCTGCGTGAGCGTCATCACGCTCGCCGAGCTTCGGTACGGCGCGGATCTCAGGAGGTCCCGTAAACTTCACGGGCTGATCGATGCCTTCGTGAACTCGGTGCCAGCCTTGCCCTTCGAT
This window contains:
- a CDS encoding type II toxin-antitoxin system VapC family toxin → MLDTDMVSYALRGEGQVGTRLLEHRPRDLCVSVITLAELRYGADLRRSRKLHGLIDAFVNSVPALPFDADAAGQFGTVASGLKHTRAPIGEFDALIASHALAMRAVLVTNNARHFDRVPGLKTENWL